A genomic window from Salvia hispanica cultivar TCC Black 2014 chromosome 5, UniMelb_Shisp_WGS_1.0, whole genome shotgun sequence includes:
- the LOC125189408 gene encoding uncharacterized protein LOC125189408 yields MTPLFVLCYIIYTTITSTILSLLLALRLLLRRISSLRTSKEIGNVIALYEGTVYHERRHPARNAFRFPARYALIDLDRPPYSPPNYLSADDARRAAKTNGPVHLLRIPSSLGYERSPVNYYYCYEMEGSTKILKKCLVEASNTPWGESVTFVFNPSSDLVPKSEYISPFMDMLGSWRLKVSEPSEHLFAFIAVEHPQLGTYFRASFTAKKVTTLTPITSDDLEAFFWLMPHRVSIMAYWNAVKLWWKNVPFFDHPRKENPSYRDEAIPLDEKMQFCPIFGGNKSKVRCEERIDRCFTWKDAKKPWSYLISYTGKIL; encoded by the exons ATGACTCCTCTATTTGTGCTATGCTACATTATCTACACCACCATCACTTCCACTATACTATCACTCCTCCTCGCCCTCCgtctcctcctccgccgcatCTCCTCACTCCGAACCTCGAAGGAGATCGGAAATGTCATCGCACTATACGAAGGCACCGTCTACCACGAGCGACGCCACCCGGCCCGCAACGCCTTTCGTTTCCCGGCTCGTTATGCTCTCATTGACCTCGACCGCCCGCCCTACTCCCCTCCCAACTACCTCTCCGCCGACGATGCCCGCCGCGCCGCCAAGACAAACGGGCCCGT GCATCTTTTGAGGATTCCATCAAGTCTCGGATATGAAAGAAGTCCagttaattactattattgcTATGAAATGGAAGGCTCTACCAAAATTCTCAAGAAATGCCTTGTTGAG GCCAGCAATACACCATGGGGtgaaagtgtgacatttgTGTTCAACCCAAGTTCCGATTTAGTCCCAAAATCCGAGTACATTAGCCCATTCATG GACATGCTTGGGAGCTGGAGGCTGAAAGTGAGCGAACCGAGTGAGCATTTATTCGCATTCATTGCAGTCGAGCACCCGCAGCTCGGAACCTATTTCCGAGCCTCCTTCACGGCCAAAAAAGTCACGACTCTGACGCCTATTACTTCGGATGATCTTGAGGCATTCTTCTGGTTGATGCCTCATCGAGTCTCGATTATGGCCTATTGGAAC GCTGTGAAGCTGTGGTGGAAAAATGTTCCCTTCTTTGATCATCCAAGAAAAGAGAATCCATCCTATAGAGACGAAGCGATTCCGCTCGACGAAAAGATGCAGTTTTGTCCGATTTTTGGAGGTAATAAATCGAAAGTGAGATGTGAAGAAAGAATTGATCGATGCTTCACTTGGAAGGATGCTAAGAAACCTTGGTCATATCTCATTTCTTATACTGGGAAAATTCTGTAG